A genomic window from Nitrospirota bacterium includes:
- a CDS encoding nucleoside deaminase, with the protein MGEALKEATLALAFGDVPVGAVIVDRDGTIISRAHNTKEQLRDPTAHAETLAIRDACRITGDWRLTGLTLYVTKEPCIMCAGAILNARLSHLVYGATDTKAGAVNSIYNLLNDARLNHRVAVTSGILQGECTIILKEFFESLRRGCRAV; encoded by the coding sequence ATGGGTGAAGCACTTAAAGAGGCGACTCTAGCCTTAGCTTTTGGGGATGTGCCTGTAGGGGCTGTGATAGTGGATCGTGATGGCACAATAATCTCAAGGGCTCACAATACAAAGGAACAGTTAAGAGATCCGACAGCCCATGCTGAAACCTTAGCAATAAGAGATGCGTGCCGTATTACAGGAGACTGGAGACTTACGGGCTTAACGCTTTATGTGACAAAAGAGCCCTGTATAATGTGTGCCGGGGCGATATTAAATGCCCGTTTGAGCCATCTGGTTTATGGTGCAACTGATACAAAAGCGGGTGCTGTTAATTCAATTTATAATCTGCTAAATGACGCAAGGTTAAATCACAGAGTTGCGGTTACCTCTGGCATTTTACAAGGGGAATGTACGATAATACTTAAAGAATTTTTTGAATCGTTAAGGAGAGGTTGCCGAGCGGTTTAA
- a CDS encoding caspase family protein: MKRHFKAFTAVLCLLLLVMVSAAVGAGRGVTIKIKDDSGKEVNLYGESHALVIGVSDYQSGWPKLPGVAGDVEVVKKLLVGQGFEVVTVMNPERDKLLRAFDDFIQKYGSKTENRLLFYFAGHGHTVKKSYGEDMGYIVPVDAPRPDKNRAGFLAKAIDMQQIESFAKRIDAKHALFLFDSCFSGSIFDMTRAVPESISYKASRPVRQFITSGAADEPVPDKSIFLEQFKAALEGSAADKDGYITGTALGEYLQNTVTNYSKGTQHPQYGKIRNSKLDKGDFVFKVAVAPPPPSTDSKSEGAKFTLDDLKNNRESESYHAKKLEEMKSAFNELKPYLQTESKVDNKITALTRFKDAFSGEGEFSVEAKVILDEVKTMLEKFAKVKYSLADEPKPEPKQTPNKEEKKSQQNSSNGIGDLGTFKKYSGD, translated from the coding sequence ATGAAGAGGCATTTTAAGGCATTTACGGCAGTTTTGTGTCTGCTTCTCTTAGTTATGGTATCAGCAGCTGTTGGCGCTGGCAGAGGCGTAACAATAAAAATAAAAGACGATAGCGGAAAAGAAGTAAACCTTTATGGCGAAAGCCATGCGCTTGTAATCGGTGTTTCTGACTATCAGTCTGGCTGGCCTAAATTACCTGGGGTAGCAGGTGACGTGGAGGTTGTCAAAAAACTTTTGGTTGGGCAGGGGTTTGAAGTTGTTACCGTCATGAATCCCGAGAGGGATAAACTTTTAAGGGCTTTCGATGACTTTATTCAAAAGTATGGTTCAAAAACCGAAAACAGGCTGCTGTTTTATTTTGCAGGCCACGGCCATACTGTAAAGAAGTCCTATGGCGAGGATATGGGATACATTGTACCGGTGGATGCACCAAGGCCTGATAAAAACAGAGCAGGTTTTCTGGCAAAGGCCATTGATATGCAGCAAATAGAATCTTTTGCTAAAAGAATTGACGCTAAACATGCGTTGTTTCTCTTTGACAGTTGTTTTTCAGGCTCTATTTTTGATATGACGCGTGCTGTGCCTGAAAGTATTTCTTATAAGGCCTCAAGGCCAGTGCGGCAATTTATCACTTCAGGGGCAGCAGATGAGCCTGTGCCGGATAAGAGTATCTTTTTGGAGCAATTTAAGGCGGCTTTAGAGGGCTCAGCTGCTGATAAAGACGGCTATATAACAGGCACGGCATTGGGTGAGTATTTGCAAAACACCGTCACTAATTACTCTAAGGGTACACAGCATCCGCAATACGGTAAAATCAGAAACTCTAAGCTTGATAAGGGCGACTTTGTTTTCAAAGTAGCTGTTGCCCCACCGCCACCCAGCACCGATTCAAAGTCAGAGGGGGCGAAATTCACTCTGGATGACTTAAAAAATAATCGTGAATCTGAATCTTATCATGCAAAAAAGCTTGAGGAGATGAAAAGTGCGTTTAATGAGCTTAAACCCTATTTACAAACTGAATCCAAAGTGGATAATAAAATAACTGCCCTGACAAGGTTTAAAGATGCTTTTTCAGGAGAGGGGGAATTCTCAGTAGAAGCAAAGGTAATTCTTGATGAGGTTAAAACAATGCTTGAAAAATTTGCAAAGGTAAAATATTCACTTGCGGATGAACCTAAGCCAGAACCTAAGCAGACTCCTAATAAAGAGGAAAAGAAATCACAACAGAACAGTAGTAACGGGATAGGAGATCTTGGCACATTTAAAAAATATAGCGGTGACTAA
- a CDS encoding DUF4384 domain-containing protein has product MYFLNTNKNAVSSNNIIRAFVLRILFLLIVFVFSVSGIYAGQSVIVESEGSACVERGRGYKEAEKQALENAKTKAREIAVNHTDNQALKDSYKDAEVTIIKAEPLKWANKGKTKCAVAEIEAELSPRMRTIFKNKDADYNVNEPPKTEVNTAEDAPLVVSITTDKRVYGGKEQIKVYLRGNKAFYAKVIYEDSKGGSLQLLPNPYRTDILFEAGKQYEIPSSQDAFVFEVSPPFGKEKITVYAATHPLGDIVLNPLGGVYEVKTSSSEIPRKLRGVKIKKITTAAASETQGTSGISEMYEDTVHITTQQQ; this is encoded by the coding sequence GTGTATTTTTTAAACACAAATAAGAACGCTGTATCATCTAACAACATCATAAGGGCATTTGTTTTAAGGATTTTATTTTTACTAATAGTTTTTGTTTTTTCTGTTTCAGGTATATATGCCGGCCAGTCGGTTATTGTGGAGTCTGAGGGCAGCGCATGTGTTGAAAGAGGCAGAGGCTACAAGGAGGCGGAAAAGCAAGCTTTAGAAAATGCAAAAACAAAGGCAAGAGAGATTGCTGTTAATCACACAGATAACCAGGCATTGAAAGATAGTTATAAGGATGCAGAAGTAACAATCATAAAAGCAGAGCCTTTGAAGTGGGCTAACAAAGGTAAGACAAAATGTGCTGTTGCTGAAATAGAAGCTGAGCTAAGTCCTCGCATGAGAACGATTTTCAAAAATAAGGATGCCGATTATAATGTTAACGAACCGCCAAAAACAGAGGTAAACACTGCTGAAGATGCGCCCTTAGTTGTATCAATCACCACGGACAAGAGAGTCTATGGCGGTAAAGAACAAATAAAGGTCTATCTCAGAGGAAATAAAGCGTTTTATGCGAAAGTTATATATGAAGACTCTAAGGGAGGGAGCTTACAGCTTTTACCAAATCCATACAGAACGGACATTCTCTTTGAGGCTGGTAAGCAGTATGAGATACCATCTTCTCAGGATGCGTTTGTATTTGAGGTATCCCCTCCTTTTGGAAAAGAGAAAATCACTGTTTATGCTGCCACACATCCGCTTGGAGATATAGTGCTTAACCCTCTTGGCGGTGTATATGAGGTAAAAACATCCTCCTCTGAAATACCACGAAAGCTCAGGGGTGTTAAGATTAAAAAAATCACTACAGCAGCGGCATCTGAAACTCAGGGAACCTCAGGCATATCTGAAATGTACGAGGATACTGTTCACATAACAACTCAGCAACAGTAA
- a CDS encoding caspase family protein, with translation MNLYKVFLVLLLIVFLPQQAVAEHYALLVGVKEYDDSSLNLQGPENDVNSLKELLTGNYGFHRKNIESILSRNAYKANIIAHLRKLQKTTQSGDYIFLYFSGHGTSAFDPEFKTLDTTTGAIVPFDFKLDRASPQTMMDSLIIGKRDIFPVLKELEHDRRVFVVFDACFSGNAVRSLGAVEASNTLGKSKYINTGLTAEAHSSSSKPAAAYPYKNVLYISASDKTETARDLSTGSDGLAHGALTDTMIIGLKGAADTNNDGVITYEELYNYLRRNVSKDYGQTPQLLRNKAFDINLPVFDNTKFKEEAYFAPQAVKEDSNLPRVKIVQDYDDLGRLFPADLSVVNGTAYDDEKYDLMIVRDGMRYLLALPNGDLLCSIDVKRKQDVVNTVKRYFKGRELLRLKNPNQKFNVWLNVGDVEGRTVFFEDETIDFTIKSESDAHLLLLNINPDGFVTVLLPDKNVPTAPIKRDVPIELRDLGKVGAPFGTEYIKVFAFKNEVKGLPKLINKTLMDPLGSDFAGLLQMIKHEQGWSETSTEMVTKEKQR, from the coding sequence ATGAACTTATATAAAGTGTTTTTGGTTTTGCTTCTTATAGTTTTTTTGCCGCAACAAGCTGTAGCTGAGCACTATGCTTTGTTGGTTGGAGTGAAAGAGTATGATGATAGTAGTTTAAATCTTCAGGGTCCTGAAAATGATGTCAACAGTTTAAAAGAACTGTTGACAGGAAATTATGGTTTTCACAGAAAAAATATTGAATCAATTTTAAGCAGGAACGCGTACAAAGCGAATATAATTGCACATTTAAGAAAATTACAAAAAACTACACAGAGCGGTGATTACATATTTCTTTACTTCAGTGGCCACGGTACAAGTGCATTTGATCCTGAATTTAAAACGCTGGACACTACTACGGGGGCTATTGTGCCTTTTGATTTTAAGTTAGACCGTGCATCGCCGCAAACGATGATGGACTCTTTAATTATAGGTAAAAGAGATATATTCCCTGTGCTGAAAGAATTAGAGCATGACAGGAGAGTGTTTGTGGTTTTTGACGCCTGTTTTTCTGGAAATGCTGTAAGAAGCCTTGGAGCTGTAGAAGCCTCAAATACTCTTGGAAAATCCAAATATATAAACACCGGTTTAACTGCAGAGGCGCATTCCAGCTCCTCAAAACCAGCCGCAGCGTATCCGTATAAAAATGTTCTCTATATCTCTGCTTCAGATAAAACTGAAACGGCTCGTGATTTATCCACTGGCTCAGATGGCCTTGCCCATGGAGCTCTTACTGACACCATGATAATTGGCCTGAAAGGTGCTGCCGATACAAACAATGACGGTGTAATAACTTATGAAGAGCTCTATAACTATCTGAGGCGAAATGTGTCTAAAGATTATGGCCAAACTCCTCAGTTATTGCGAAATAAAGCATTTGATATAAATCTTCCGGTATTTGATAATACGAAATTTAAAGAAGAAGCGTACTTTGCTCCTCAAGCGGTAAAAGAAGACTCAAATTTACCCAGAGTGAAGATTGTTCAAGATTATGATGACTTAGGCAGGTTATTTCCTGCTGACCTGAGCGTAGTTAATGGCACTGCCTATGACGATGAAAAATATGACTTAATGATTGTGCGGGATGGTATGAGGTATTTGCTTGCTCTTCCCAACGGAGATTTATTGTGCAGCATAGATGTCAAACGCAAGCAGGATGTTGTAAACACTGTGAAAAGATATTTTAAGGGCAGGGAGCTTCTCAGGCTGAAAAACCCGAATCAGAAGTTTAATGTATGGCTAAACGTTGGTGATGTGGAGGGCAGGACAGTGTTTTTTGAGGATGAGACAATAGATTTCACGATAAAAAGTGAATCGGATGCCCATCTTCTTCTGCTTAATATAAACCCCGATGGGTTTGTGACTGTTCTGTTGCCTGACAAAAATGTTCCCACTGCTCCCATAAAGCGTGATGTACCCATAGAGCTGAGGGATCTTGGGAAAGTAGGGGCACCGTTTGGTACGGAATATATAAAGGTGTTTGCGTTTAAGAATGAGGTTAAGGGATTGCCAAAACTAATTAATAAAACACTGATGGATCCCTTAGGTTCTGATTTTGCTGGACTTTTACAGATGATAAAGCACGAACAGGGGTGGTCTGAAACCAGTACAGAGATGGTTACAAAAGAGAAACAACGTTAA
- a CDS encoding HU family DNA-binding protein has protein sequence MTKAELIDQIAKEAGLTKGDSAKALDSTTNAIINALKSGQKVTFIGFGTFSISTRKAREGRNPRTGAVLNIPEAKVPRFVPGKAFKDAVNSK, from the coding sequence ATGACAAAGGCAGAATTAATTGATCAGATCGCAAAAGAGGCAGGTCTGACTAAAGGGGACTCGGCTAAAGCTCTGGACTCTACAACCAATGCTATTATCAATGCGCTAAAGAGTGGACAGAAGGTCACTTTTATAGGATTCGGTACTTTTTCCATATCAACGAGAAAGGCAAGAGAGGGGCGCAACCCAAGGACAGGTGCCGTGCTTAATATACCTGAGGCCAAGGTTCCCAGATTTGTCCCTGGTAAGGCGTTTAAGGATGCAGTAAATAGTAAGTAA